A stretch of DNA from Paenibacillus albus:
GCGTCGTATGATGCGGAGCTGTTCGGCCATTGGTGGTACGAAGGACCGATGTGGCTGGAGGAGCTGTTCAGAAAGCTCGATTCCGATCAAGAGACGGTGAAGCTCTCGACGCCAGCGGCATATTTGGCAGAGTATCCGGTCAATGAACAGTGCCGTCTCGCATTCTCGACGTGGGGGAGAGGCGGTTACGGCGAAGTATGGCTGAACGATACGAATCAATGGATTTATCGTCATCTTCACAATATGGAAGAGCAGATGATCGAGCTTACAGATCGGTATCCTGTTGCTGACGAGTTGACGGGAAGGGCGCTTAATCAAGCTGCGCGCGAGCTGTTGCTGGCACAAAGCAGCGATTGGCCGTTCATTATGGATAATCGCACAATGGTAGATTACGCCATCAGACAAGTGAATAATCACGTCGGTCGTTTCACGCGACTCTATGAAATGCTGCAAAACGGATTCATAGACGAGCGCTGGCTAGCGGAGGTTGAGCTTCGAGATAACCTATTCCCGAACTTGGATTACCGAATCTACGGCACAGGCAGATACAGAGACAACGATAGTAATTATGAGAACGATGGCAACGTTCGCGTTCAGAGCTCATCATCTGGCTTCAAAATACTTATGCTGGCGTGGGAGTATCCCCCTATGGTCGTCGGCGGTTTATCGAGGCATGTCTATGATTTGAGCCGCACGCTTGCACGTCTTGGAACCGAAGTTCACGTCGTCACTTGTCATGTGGAAGGCTACCCGGCTTATGAGTTTGAAGGCAGGGTCCATGTGCACCGTGTGCGGACCTATCAAGCTGCGAATCTATCGTTCATGGAGTGGATCCTGCAGCTGAATCTCGCTATGACCGATTATGCATCGCATTTGATCAGCCATTATGGCGTGTTCCAGCTGATTCATGCTCATGACTGGCTGGTGAACCAAGCGGCGAAGACATTGAAGTATCAATTCGGCCTGCCGCTTGTAGCAACGATTCATGCAACCGAGCATGGCCGTAACCAAGGCATTTACACGGAGCTGCAGCATCAGATTCATCATCAGGAGTGGGAGATGACGTATGAAGCGTGGCGCGTCATCGTATGCAGCGAGTATATGGAGAGAGAATTGCATGCGCTCTTCCAGCTGCCGGCGGATAAGCTTGATGTCATTCCTAACGGTGTAATCATAGATGATTTCCAAACCATAGCGAATACCTCTGAACCCGTCACACAAGGGGCTTTTGCAATGCCAGACGAGAAGATCATCTTCTATGTCGGACGGATGGTCCGAGAGAAAGGCGTCCACATCCTGCTCGAAAGTGTTCCTGCGGTGCTTGCAGCTTGTCCAGAGGCGAAGTTTGTGTTGGCGGGTAAAGGCCCGATGCTGGAGGAGCTCAAAAATCGCGCGCTCGAGCTTGGTGTTAGCGATAAAGTTTACTTCCCTGGGTTTATTGACGACGGCACAAGAAACGAGCTGTTCCGCTCAGCTTACGCGGCTGTCTTCCCGAGTCTCTACGAGCCGTTTGGCATCGTCGC
This window harbors:
- a CDS encoding 1,4-alpha-glucan branching protein domain-containing protein gives rise to the protein MEKGYLSIVLHAHLPYVHHPESERYIEERWLFEAITETYIPLLDMMEGLAADQVGFQLTMSLTPTLLSMLASPLLQERYVKHMDQLIELAVKEIARVQEDEALLPVVMMYAEKFRHTRRRFVEDYDCCIIEGFKAMSDQGFLEIITSSATHAFLPYIRTEQALRAQIENAVKVHYVHFGKAPRGIWLPECGYREELDHVLREFGIQYFMTDSHVFQHANPSPAQGVYAPIVTPGGIAAFARDEETSKQVWSAQEGYPGDYDYREYYRDIGYELDMEYLNPHLPVEGLRLNTGMKYCRITGKQSEKQVYNLEWARQRAEQHAGNFMFNREKQTQHLAGNMHRKPIIVASYDAELFGHWWYEGPMWLEELFRKLDSDQETVKLSTPAAYLAEYPVNEQCRLAFSTWGRGGYGEVWLNDTNQWIYRHLHNMEEQMIELTDRYPVADELTGRALNQAARELLLAQSSDWPFIMDNRTMVDYAIRQVNNHVGRFTRLYEMLQNGFIDERWLAEVELRDNLFPNLDYRIYGTGRYRDNDSNYENDGNVRVQSSSSGFKILMLAWEYPPMVVGGLSRHVYDLSRTLARLGTEVHVVTCHVEGYPAYEFEGRVHVHRVRTYQAANLSFMEWILQLNLAMTDYASHLISHYGVFQLIHAHDWLVNQAAKTLKYQFGLPLVATIHATEHGRNQGIYTELQHQIHHQEWEMTYEAWRVIVCSEYMERELHALFQLPADKLDVIPNGVIIDDFQTIANTSEPVTQGAFAMPDEKIIFYVGRMVREKGVHILLESVPAVLAACPEAKFVLAGKGPMLEELKNRALELGVSDKVYFPGFIDDGTRNELFRSAYAAVFPSLYEPFGIVAIEAMAAQLPVIVSGVGGLAEIVQDGEEGYTVLPGDVQSLSSRLIMMLQDEWNAKAMARKAFHKVIDCYDWNTIARETIGIYRRVLVEQAQQQTSQEAAATIEITGGLQ